DNA from Pseudobdellovibrionaceae bacterium:
TTCTTCTCCGGGCAGTGGAACAAAAAGGCGCCGGAAAGACCCGAGTGTCCCACCAGATCCGGAATGCGCGTGAACGGCGGCGTTCGTTTCGCGGAGTTTCTGCAGGATCCGCAGATCTATATGAACAAAGCGCGAGCCGAAGCCGCGAAAACGTCCTCGCCCTGAGCGTTGACGAACCGGGAGGAACGGATGTCCGACTATTTCAGTAAAGACGCTTCGAAAAGTTACGACGAAAGAAATCGCAAGCTGGCGCCGATTGCCGACGGGATGCACTTCCTGATCCGTTTGGCGCTCAAAGAGCTGCCGCCGCGCGCGCGGATTCTGTGCGTCGGTGTCGGGACGGGCGCCGAGATTTTGTCGCTTGCCGAGGCCTATCCCGATTGGACGTTCGTGGGCGTCGATCCCGCGGAAGGCATGCTCGACGTCTGCCGCGAACGCCTGGCGAAAGCCGGTCACGCCGCACGCGTGGAGCTGATTCACGGCTACGTTCAGGATGCGCCCGCCGGGGAAAACTTCGACGCCGCGCTCAGTATCCTCGTCGGTCATTTCGTGAAACGCACCGAGCGCGCCGATTTCTACGGCCAGATGACGAAACGTTTGCGGCCCGGCGGTGTGCTCGTGAACACGGAAATCAGCTTCGATCTCGACTCGCCGGAGGTTTCCTCGATGCTCCCGAACTGGATGCGCGTGCAAGAGATGATGGGTGCCACGCCCGAGTCCCTCGCGCAGGTGCCGCGGCTGCTTCGCGAAGCGCTCACGGTTTTACCGCCCGCCGAGACCGAGAAATTCATCAAAGAATCGGGGATTCCCGTCCCGGTTCGCTTCTTTCAAGCTTTCATGATCTCGGGCTGGTACGGGCAAAAGTCCTAAAGACCGACTCAAGGTCCGTCGCAGGTCAGCGGCAGATAGGTTCCGCGCATCGCGATCCCCACGTAGGGACCGTACTTGATTTCGCCCGCGTCGTCCCAGACGAGGATGCGGGCGTTCGTTTCCTTCGCCGCGCCGATCTTGAAATCGTGACGGAAGGTCACCTTCGCGTTCGCGGGCGCCGCGAACTTCAGCGGGGCCAGGTCGTGCTTTTCGTCCACCATGGCGAGCGCGACGATTTTCGATTCACCATCGGCGGCGACGGGCGCGCGCTGGAGCTCGGATTTTGGAACTTCGACCGTGAACTCGGGGCGGTACTTCGAGCCGCCGTCGTTTTCACACCAGAATACGCCCAGAAGATGCGCGGGGGCCTTCAACGTCCCCAGTAAACCTTTGGCGTCGTAAAGGGCGATCGTGCCCGCGAGCTTCACCGGATAGTTGCGCGCGGTGTAGGGCGTGTCGTCCTGATTCGAGGGGGAATTCGTGCCGTCGACCTGCTCGTTCGGGAAAACGATTTTCAGGCGGTAGTGGTTCGCTTGCTGAGCCACCTCGAGGTACACGGCGCCCAGCGCACCTGCGGGAAGTTCCCCCGGCGTCGCGGTGGTCGTCGTGGGGGCCGCGGCCGAAGCCGGCGCGAGTTCCGTGGCGGGGGGTGCCGCTTTTTTCGTGCAGGCAAAAATGCAGGGCAGAAGCAGGAAAACGAAAAGTTTCTTCATCCGGACATTGAAGAGGACTCTCCGTTCGGAGTCAATTTCCGTATGGGCGCAACCTCAATTCGCGGGAACTTCGACGAGGCCGTTGTAGAACAGAGGTTTCGTGCCGACACGCCACTTGCGTCCCCCGTTCGAGGTGGTGGCTTTGAAGATCAGCTCTTGGCCGCGTTTCATGTCGCGCTCCAGTGTCTTCTCGGAAGAGGTGAAGCTCGCGTCTTGCGTGAGCCAGGCTTCGCCGATCCCGCGTGCGTTCACCCAGATATGCGAAAGCGTCGCGCGCGGATGGACCGAGGGGCGCATGAGCGGTTCGCCGATGGCCCAGGTATCGCCGCCGTCGTCCGAAATGATGAACTCGTACTGTTCGCCCGGTCCGGCCACGCCCCACTCCAGGATGACCCAAACGCGGCGATTGTATTCATCTTGCAGAACGTTGGTAACGACGTGGTTGCGAAATCGTTCGCTCAGGTCGAGGAGCGATTTTTCTTTTCCCTTCGTGATTTCGATGACGGGACCGAAACCGTACTGTTCGTCCATCGCGGGATCGTCGCCGGGTTTCGCCTTGATTTGCAAAACGCGAAACGCGCGATCTTTCCATTCGAACTTGCGATCCGTCGTGGGCGTTTGCGAAACGAGCGCGGCGGTGCCCGGGGCCGCGAGCACGGGCTTCAACTGCGCTTCCTTGGTTGCGGCTTGGCCGACGATCGAGAACAGCAAAATGAAAATGGCGAAAAGAGTTTTCATACTCCGCAGGTCTAGCGAACCAGGAACTCCGCGACAAGGTCCAAGATCAGGTCCGGTTTTTCCCGATGCGGAACGTGACCGCAGTCCGTCAAGAGGTGCATTTCCGTGGACCCGGCGGCGCCGTCACGGAGCGTCTCGGGAAAGCGCGCCGAGCCGTACTCGTCTTGATCCCCATGCAGAATTAAAAGGGGCGAGGTCACGTGGGCGAGCGTCGATCGCAAACTCCAGTCGCGAAACTCCGGTGAAAGCCAGACGCCGATCCACGCGTCGAGTACCCAAGCGGTTTTCGGCCCGTGGTATTTTTCAAGTTTCGCGAAGACCTCGGGGCGCGCGAACTTTGTCGCGGCCGCTTCGATGCCCGTGCGGGTGCGGTCTTCCACGAAGGCCTGCGCCGATTCCGAAATCACCGCTTGGCAGCGTGATCCGAAATGTGCGGCCGCCGTGACGGCCATCGCGCCGCCGACGCTATGGCCGAAAAGCGCGAACTCCCGCACGCCAAGCGTGTCGAGAACCCGCGGCAGGTAGATCTCGGCTTCTTCTTCGATGAAACGCGCCGACGGGCGCAAGGGGCGGGCGGAAGACTCGCCGAAGCCCCACCGATCGTAGGCAATCACTGAGCGATCCAGGCGCGCCGCCAGTCGCTCCGGAAAATCCCGCCACGTCGCGATCGCGCCCAGCGAGTCATGAAGCAAAACGAGCGGCGCTCGATCCGCCTCGGACTCCCAAAGACGTGCGATCATCTCGCCTTTCTTTTCCGGAAGGGGAATACGGATCGTTCGGCTCGTCATCATCTCGCTCCTCGGGACTCTCATCTTGATTCACGGGGCGGGAATGTCTAGTCTGAATGCCGATGAATCCACTGAATCCACGCAACGAAACGCTGCTTTTTCAGTTCGACATGACTTGGGCGCTCGCGACTTACCACCTGCCGCGGCTCAACGAGCAAAATATGTTCTGGGAGCCCTCGCCCCATGCGTGGACGATCCGCCAAGGCGCGGACGGACTTTGGCGGCCCGACTTCGCCGAGACGGAGCCGATCCCGCTCCCCACGCCGACGGCGGCGTGGGTGTTATGGCAGATCCGTTGGTGGTGGACGGGGGCGCTTCAGGCGGCGGAAGGAAAACCCTTGCCGGGCGTTCACGAGGTTGAGCCGTTCGGAACGGCCGCGATGGCCGAAAAAGAAATCGCCGCGCTGGCGCAGACGTGGCGACACAAACTGCAAACGGCGGATTTGGACGTCAAGGTCCAGCATCTTTGGGCTGAGCCGACGCCGCTTTGGCAAACGGCCGCGTGGCTGAACGCCGAGCTCATGAAGAACGTTTCCGAAGTCGGAAACCTGATCACGCTTTTCGAAGCGCGTTAGTTGTAGCGTCGCGGGGGTGCGCGACGGTCTTCGCAGCTTGCGGGCAGCGAACGGACGCTGGCGCGGCAGCGGGCGGCCTCTTCGTCACCGCGGTGTTCGCGAACCTGTTCGCAGAAGTCGCGGCGGGCTTCGATCTTGCGACGAAGATCGTCGCAGTCGACGGTCGGATTGTATTTCGCGAAGACGGGAAGAGTGGTCAGAACCAGGAGTGAAGTCCAAAGAAGTGCGCGCATAAGTCCCTCCAGGGCCGCTTCTAACCCTTTCTGCGAGCGGCTCACAAGGCTTTTGAAAACTCGAAACGTTGACAGAGGCGAATCTTAATTCGTGGCGAAATACCCCATGGGATTTTTCCATGCTCTTTCCATTTCAACGCGATAATCTGCGCCGATGACTCCCTTTCTCTTTGTGTTCGCGCTCTTCGGTTTGGATTTGGCTCAGGCTCAGGATTGGCGCACGGCCGATCGCTCGAGCGCGGGCCTCGCGCCCCGTCCCCAAGACGAGAAGCGCGCCGTCGTGCAAATGTACGCCGCCCGCGTGATCGGGTGGAAGGGCACTTTCGGCGTTCATTCCTGGATCGCGGTGAAGGAAAAGGACGCGACCTTCTACGAACGGCTGGAGGTGATCGGTTACCGCGCACGCCGGGGGCTGGAGGTCGTCGTCGTGCACCAGGCCGAACCCGATGGGCGTTGGTTCGGCGCCGAACCCGAGCTGCTGCGCGATTTGCGTGGCGCTTCCGCCGAGCGCGCCATTCCGAAAATCAAGGCGGCCGCCGCGAGCTATCCTTACCCGAAAGAGTACCGCGTTTGGCCCGGCCCGAACTCCAACAGCTTCGTGTCGCATATCCTGCGGCAAGTGCCCGAGATCGGCGTGGAGCTGCCCGCGAACGCGGTGGGGAAAGACTGGATCGGGCGGGGCGCGCCGTTCGGGCTCAGCGAAACGCGGACGGGGATTCAATTTTCACTTTTCGGGCTCTTGGGACTGACGCTGGGGCTTGGTGAAGGGATCGAGTTCAATTTCTTGGGCGCGACGTTCGGCATCGACTTTCTTCGCCCCGCCTTGAAGCTCCCGATGGTGGGACGCGTGGGGATGCAGGACAAACCGATTTTTGCCGACGATGACGAAACCCCGCTCGATCAGTCCGAGACCCAACCCCTGGTCATCGAGCGTGAGCCGAAACCCTAGCGCGAGTCCAAACGGTCCCACACCTTGCCGAGCCACGAGAGCTGCGCGGGGTCTTTCGTGACGACCCGAATCGTCTGCGTGCAGGTGTAGGGACAGCCCGACACTTTCAAGGGCACGAGCTGCGCGCTGGCGATGAAGTAATCGGGAAGGTAGGCGAGCGCGAGTCCGCGGTCGACCAAGTTCTCCATGAGCTTCAGGCCGCAGACCTTGTACTTGATCTGGCGTGGGAATTTGTCGTCGCGCCAACCGTCGATCGACGAGGCTTTCGCGATTTTTCCCAGGATCGCCGAGTCGGGCGCGACGAAGGGATGTTTAAGCAATTCCTCGACGGGGACGGCGCGGCTGCCGTACTTTTTCACCAACGGGTGGCTTTTACCCGCGCAGGTCAAGAACTCAACCCGGCTCAAAGTTTTCGCCACCAGATCTTGCGGCGGTTCCTGTGTGATGAGGGCCAGATGCGCTTCTCCGGTCCGTACCTGCTCGAGCGCTTGGTTTTCACTGCGGATCAGGAACTGAAGCTTCGCGGACGGGAAAAGCGCGTTGATCTCGCCCGCGATGTCCAGTCCCGCCGAGGTTTGCAGGATCTCCTCCGACGAGATGTAGACGTTCAAGCTTCCGCGTTCGCGACCGCGTAGCTCAAGGCGGGCGTCCTCTTCGAGCTGGAGAATGTGCGCGGCTTTACGGCGTAAAAGCTCGCCTTCGGGGGTCAGTCGGATCCCGCGACCGGATTTGAAGAAAAGCGGGGTTTGCAGCTCATCTTCCAGGCGCGCGATGGCTTTCGAGAGCGATCCGGGGGAAACATGGATTTCCGTAGCGGCACGATTCAGGTTTTCTCGTTGGGCGACCGCCAGAAAATAGCGCAGTTCGAAGATTTCCATGGACGAAACGGTTAGTCCGAAATCGTTTCGGCGTCTACCGCTTTTGTCCCGAATTTCCCCATTGTTTACGGGGTTGCTTAAGGTTCCCTAAATGACTACGCTTTTTCCATATTCCGTTCTGTGATGAGGGGTCCCCGCGAATGCCCGAAGCCACGATTCTCAAGTACGAGCGCGAGCGTATGCTCTTATCACCCGCCGTGGTGTTCGTGCTGTGCTCTTTGTTCACCGTGCTTGCATGGTTCGTGGCCTCGCTTTTGTCCACGGCGGAAAATAGCGCGCGTTTTGATCGCTCGGCTTTGTCGCTTCACTACGCTTTTAAAAACCGGATGAACGTGTACACGAATGCCCTCGTCTACACCCGCAACCTTTTCCAATTGAAGCCGGATTTATCCGCGGATGAGTTTCGCCAGTTCGTTCGCGGAATGAATCTGAAGGCGGAATATCCCGGCATCACGGTGATGGGCTACGTGCGGCGCTATTCCCGCGCCCAGCTTCTGCAGACCTTGCCGCGGCTACCGGAAAACGCGCGTGCGGTCCTCGATGTCGCGAAGGATGACTACGACGTCGTCGTCTATGCCGAAAGTTTGGTCGAGCAGGCTGGAAATGCCCTCGGCATGGATTTGTCGACCAGCTTACCACGTTACGAGGCGATGAACCGCGCGGCGACGCTCGGTCTTCCGGTGGCGACGGACAAAGTGACCCGGATTTCCGTGCCGGAATCCGCGGACGCCGGCGCGATCTTTTTGGTTTTTTCCCCGCACTACCGACAAGGCGTGAAGCTCGACACTCCCGAAGAGCGCCGCGAGGCCCTGATCGGTTTTGTTTACGCCGGGTTTCGCGCCCCCGTCCTGTTCGGGAATCTGGCGCAGGACGCGAAGATGCAAGATTCGAAACTCATTTTGCGCGTTTATGACGGCGCCGAGATGAGGCCGGAAGAGCTCGTATACGCCAAAGGGGATTTGCAGGACGCGGGCGAGTTTCGCACCACGATCAAGCTGCGCGCGGCCGAACACGACTGGGCCATTGATTTCATGGGCACGAAAGACTTCGCGCCCCCGTACTCGCGATATCTGCCGTTGATGGTCCTTTTTATGGGCATCGTCCTGACTTTCGCGGTCACGCTGTGGGCGCGTAAAGGTCAGCGTTTCGCCGCGAAACTTCAAGAGGACATCGAGATCCGGCACCTGACCGAAGCGCAGCTGCAGGAAGAAAAGCGCATCGTCGAGCTGACGTCGACCATCGGCACGACCCTCAAAGCCGAGCAAGATCTCGAGTCGATCGTGCAGATGGTGACGGACGTCGCGACGGATTTGACGGGCGCGAAATTTGGCGCGTTTTTCTACAATCTGCTGGACGCCAAAGGCGACACGATGACCCTGTACGTCCTGTCGGGCGCGAAGATTTCGGACTTCGCGCGGTTCGGAATGCCCCGTAATACGGAGGTGTTCCGAACGTCGTTCGAGGGCCGCGGCATGATGCGCGTGCATGATATCACGAAAGATCCGCGCTACGGCCGCAACGCCCCTTTACACGGAATGCCCGAGGGGCATCTTCCCGTGCGCAGCTATTTGTCCGCGCCGGTCATGTCGAAAAACGGGAAGGTGTTGGGAAGCCTGCTGTTCGGTCACCCCGAAGCCGGCGTCTTCACCGCGCGTTCCGAAGCGATTCTGAAATCGCTGGCCATTCAGGCGGGAATCGCGATGGACAACGCGAACCTCTATCGCGAGCTGACCCTCGCCCGCGCGCAAGCGGATTCGGCCAATCGCGCGAAGTCACTTTTCTTGGCGAACGTCAGTCACGAGATCCGCACCCCGCTCGGAATCATGCTGGGCTTCGCGGAATTGACCTCCGAACACAAAACCGATCCCGCGCGCGTGGACGAGAACATGAAGAAGATCTTGCGCAACGGACGCGAACTTACGCGCATCATCGGCGAGGTTCTGGACCTTTCCAAAATCGAAGCGAACGCGCTTTTGATCGAGAACTCGGCGATTCCGTTGATGCCGTTTTTGACCGAGATGCGCAACGAGTGGGGGCTCCTGATCCAGGCGAAGAAGCTTGGCTTCGAGTTCGAGATCGAAGGTGTGCTGCCCGCCGAAATCCGCACGGATTCGACCCGTTTGACGCAGATTCTGACGAATCTTTTGAACAACGCTTTGAAGTTCACCGAAAGCGGCGCCATTCGCGTGCGCGTTTCGGTGGCCGAGTCGCAGATTGACTTCGAAATCGAGGATACGGGGCTCGGGATTTCGCCAGAGAACCAGCAGCAGCTCTTCAAAACCTTTTCGCAGGGGGATTCGTCGATCACCCGTCGCTTTGGCGGCAGCGGGTTGGGCCTTGCGCTGTCGAAGCAGCTCGCGATCGCGTTGGGCGGAGACCTGCGTTTGGGGCGCAGTCAGCTGGGCCAGGGTAGCCTCTTCATCCTGACCTTGCCGATCCGGCAAGAGGCGGGAGTTGCGATCGACGTCGTGGGTTCGCGTCCCGGCGTGACCGCGACGGACTTGACTGGGATCAAGGTTTTGCTGGTGGAAGATTCCATCGATAACCAGCAGCTCATCAGCACCTTCTTGGAAAAAGCGAATGCGACCGTGGTCACCGCCGACAACGGCGAAGAGGGCGTCACGGAAGCTTTGCGGACGCACTACGACGTCGTGCTGATGGACATCCAAATGCCGGTGCTCGATGGCTACGGCGCTTACGAAAAACTTCGCGGCGCGGGTTACGATCGCCCGGTGATCGCGTTGACCGCGCACGCGCTCATCGAAGAAAAAGACAAAGCCTTCAGCATGGGTTTTTACGACTATTTGACGAAGCCCGTGAATCGCAAAGCGCTCATCATCGCCATCGGCCAAGCGGCTTTCTTTGGCGGTCGCGGCGCCGACGCCAATCCTTAAGCCCGGATGAGTCGGGCCACGCGCTGACCGCTCATGAAGGCGCCATGCATGGTGCCGCGGGCGGAGCCGGTCTGGGTGGCCTCGCCGGCGAAGAAAATCGTCTCCGCGAGCGGTTTCCCGAAGGCCTTCGCGCCTTGCTGGCCTCCCACGCCGACGTAGCTGTACGCGCCCCGCGCGAACTCGTCACGGCTCCAGTCATGGTGGTGAACCGAGACGATCCTTTCGCGAAGTTCGACTTTCGAGAGCCCACTCCACGCGGTGAGTGTCGTGACCGCGGCGTCGACGAGTTCCGTTTCGCTCCAGGCGCTCATGGCCTCGGCGCGGGGGCCACCTTGCCAAGCCACCAGCAGCGGCGTGCGCCGCGGATGTTGGGTCCACCAGGTCGGAAAGTTGAACTCCGGACCCAAATGGACGAAGGAGACGGGGAGGTCCGCGCCCAGGTTTTCCCAGAATCTTTCCCGCATACGAAAGACGAGCTTTTGCACGTGGCCCACCTCGAGATGTCGCCAACGGCGACTCAGCTCCGAGGGGGCCGGGGACCAGACGAGGTCCGTGCCGTTTTTCAAAACGCCTAAGGGCAGGGTGCAGACCAGTTTTTTTGCGTGAAAGGTGCGCGTCCCTCCAGCGGCGTCCGTGACCTCCACGGTGACCCGACCGGGGCGCCACTCGATGCGGCGGGCCCGCGTATTGAGTCGGAGTTTTCCCTTCGCGATCAACTCCCGCGCCATCGCGTCGAGAAGCGGCCCATACCCGCACCGGGGACGAAAGTTCGCGACGCCTTCCAAGTCGGGGTCGTCGGTTTCCTCCGTGTCCATGAGTCCCCGTACGCTCAAACGTTCCAGGTTCGCCGCATGAAATCCTTCGACGAAACTTTGAAAAAGCGCGCGTTGATCCACCGTGAATGAATTCGGGACCTTCTTCCGCGCCGAGCGAAGAGGTCGCGGTCGGATGCGTCCGCGCGCGACCGCCGACGCGATCCCTCGCCTCCAGCACGAGCACGCTTAAATCCGAGGTCTGGAGTTCGCGCGCGCAGGCCAGGCCCGCGGCTCCCGCGCCCAAGATCAAGACATCAAGAGTGGAATTTTGAACCATGACTCACCTCGGATGAGTCCTTTGCAAACTCAATTCCGGTCGAGAAAGGCGATGGTCTTCGCGGTTAAATCGTCCGCGATGGCCGGAACTTCGTTGTGAAGCTCGTGATAGCCCTCGGAGTAGCGGATCAGCTCGAAGTGGCGCGCGTTTTTCTTCAAGAGCGTTTGGCTTTTCACGGCGTCCACGTAGGTGTCGTGCTCGCCGCCCAGAAAGACCAGGCCCTTGATCGCGGGATCGACCTTCCAACCGGGGGCTTGACGGTAAGCGGTCGAGAGCAGGTTCGTCGCGAACTCTTTCACCATGAACGGGGAGTTCGGCTTAATGGGGTCGAAATGAGGATCCTTGCCGTCGGGATAGCGATTGGAGGTGAGCGTGCGCAGCGTGATGATCTGATCGACCTGCAGGCTCTTCAGCAGGCAACGCGGAATCGAGGGGCCCGCGATTTCGCCCGCGCACGGATTCGGCGCGAGGCCCGGCGCGATCAAGATGACGGCTTGCGCCCACTTCTCGCTCGCCATGCGGTAGGCGGCGAGGCCTCCGGTCGACCAGCCGATCACGCGGATCGGGGATTTGGAGCAGTCGCGACCGTAAACGGGGTCGGGCGTTTCGGAGTAACGTTTCCAGACGAACTTCGCCTGCTGGTCGATTTCGAAATCGCGTTCGGTGACGAAGGGATCGCCGCCCGCGACGATGCGGGTCTTGGCCATGTCGCCGTCCGAGCCGCCCTGACCGAGATAGTCGAACATCAACACGCGGTAGCCGGCGCGGTTGAGCGCACCGAAATAGAAATCGTGATTGCGAATCGAGTCGCCCAAGCCCGGCAAGTAAAGAACGCAGCCCTTGAAGGTCGTATCTTTCGCTTCCAGCTGGTAGCCCATGCGCTGCGCGAAGGGGAGTTTACCGATCTTCTGTTTTTCGAGAAAAAGCGGCGACTGGCTGAGCGCGGTTTCGATCAGCTCGGCGCCTTTCCCCGCGGCCGTCTGGGCGACCGTACGGGCGGGCTTCGCCGCTCCCGTGGTGGACGTTTTTGCCGGGCTTCCCGGCGCCGTTTTCGGTGGGTGAGCGCAGCCCAAAAAAAGGAAAGAGAGAAGGAGGAGTCCGCGTGCCATCAGCTGTGGATTCTTGCGCGAGGACGCCCGCAACGCGAAGTCATTTTTGTGTGGCGGGGCCAAGCATCATGAGTCGGACCGATCACGAATTCGTGAATTTCCGGCGCGAAGACAGATCAAGACAGATAACGACGGTCGAACCAAAACGAGCCGAAGGGAATGGAACTCGTGATCAGCGCGAGGAGGGTCTTCTTCGTCCCCCACTTCTCTTCGAAGGCGAGGGTCAGTGCCGTATAAATGAACATCAAAAACAGCACACCGTGAATCGAGCCCATCAGGGTCACCATCGAGCGGTCTCCGGTGAGTGCCCGATAAGGCATCGCGCCCAGCAGCAGAAGCAGCAGCGAGCTGCCCTCAGCCCAGGTCAGCCAGCGGAAGTA
Protein-coding regions in this window:
- a CDS encoding DUF3750 domain-containing protein, with product MTPFLFVFALFGLDLAQAQDWRTADRSSAGLAPRPQDEKRAVVQMYAARVIGWKGTFGVHSWIAVKEKDATFYERLEVIGYRARRGLEVVVVHQAEPDGRWFGAEPELLRDLRGASAERAIPKIKAAAASYPYPKEYRVWPGPNSNSFVSHILRQVPEIGVELPANAVGKDWIGRGAPFGLSETRTGIQFSLFGLLGLTLGLGEGIEFNFLGATFGIDFLRPALKLPMVGRVGMQDKPIFADDDETPLDQSETQPLVIEREPKP
- a CDS encoding LysR family transcriptional regulator, with protein sequence MEIFELRYFLAVAQRENLNRAATEIHVSPGSLSKAIARLEDELQTPLFFKSGRGIRLTPEGELLRRKAAHILQLEEDARLELRGRERGSLNVYISSEEILQTSAGLDIAGEINALFPSAKLQFLIRSENQALEQVRTGEAHLALITQEPPQDLVAKTLSRVEFLTCAGKSHPLVKKYGSRAVPVEELLKHPFVAPDSAILGKIAKASSIDGWRDDKFPRQIKYKVCGLKLMENLVDRGLALAYLPDYFIASAQLVPLKVSGCPYTCTQTIRVVTKDPAQLSWLGKVWDRLDSR
- a CDS encoding alpha/beta fold hydrolase is translated as MARGLLLLSFLFLGCAHPPKTAPGSPAKTSTTGAAKPARTVAQTAAGKGAELIETALSQSPLFLEKQKIGKLPFAQRMGYQLEAKDTTFKGCVLYLPGLGDSIRNHDFYFGALNRAGYRVLMFDYLGQGGSDGDMAKTRIVAGGDPFVTERDFEIDQQAKFVWKRYSETPDPVYGRDCSKSPIRVIGWSTGGLAAYRMASEKWAQAVILIAPGLAPNPCAGEIAGPSIPRCLLKSLQVDQIITLRTLTSNRYPDGKDPHFDPIKPNSPFMVKEFATNLLSTAYRQAPGWKVDPAIKGLVFLGGEHDTYVDAVKSQTLLKKNARHFELIRYSEGYHELHNEVPAIADDLTAKTIAFLDRN
- a CDS encoding alpha/beta hydrolase, which gives rise to MTSRTIRIPLPEKKGEMIARLWESEADRAPLVLLHDSLGAIATWRDFPERLAARLDRSVIAYDRWGFGESSARPLRPSARFIEEEAEIYLPRVLDTLGVREFALFGHSVGGAMAVTAAAHFGSRCQAVISESAQAFVEDRTRTGIEAAATKFARPEVFAKLEKYHGPKTAWVLDAWIGVWLSPEFRDWSLRSTLAHVTSPLLILHGDQDEYGSARFPETLRDGAAGSTEMHLLTDCGHVPHREKPDLILDLVAEFLVR
- a CDS encoding class I SAM-dependent methyltransferase; its protein translation is MSDYFSKDASKSYDERNRKLAPIADGMHFLIRLALKELPPRARILCVGVGTGAEILSLAEAYPDWTFVGVDPAEGMLDVCRERLAKAGHAARVELIHGYVQDAPAGENFDAALSILVGHFVKRTERADFYGQMTKRLRPGGVLVNTEISFDLDSPEVSSMLPNWMRVQEMMGATPESLAQVPRLLREALTVLPPAETEKFIKESGIPVPVRFFQAFMISGWYGQKS
- a CDS encoding CHASE domain-containing protein, which produces MPEATILKYERERMLLSPAVVFVLCSLFTVLAWFVASLLSTAENSARFDRSALSLHYAFKNRMNVYTNALVYTRNLFQLKPDLSADEFRQFVRGMNLKAEYPGITVMGYVRRYSRAQLLQTLPRLPENARAVLDVAKDDYDVVVYAESLVEQAGNALGMDLSTSLPRYEAMNRAATLGLPVATDKVTRISVPESADAGAIFLVFSPHYRQGVKLDTPEERREALIGFVYAGFRAPVLFGNLAQDAKMQDSKLILRVYDGAEMRPEELVYAKGDLQDAGEFRTTIKLRAAEHDWAIDFMGTKDFAPPYSRYLPLMVLFMGIVLTFAVTLWARKGQRFAAKLQEDIEIRHLTEAQLQEEKRIVELTSTIGTTLKAEQDLESIVQMVTDVATDLTGAKFGAFFYNLLDAKGDTMTLYVLSGAKISDFARFGMPRNTEVFRTSFEGRGMMRVHDITKDPRYGRNAPLHGMPEGHLPVRSYLSAPVMSKNGKVLGSLLFGHPEAGVFTARSEAILKSLAIQAGIAMDNANLYRELTLARAQADSANRAKSLFLANVSHEIRTPLGIMLGFAELTSEHKTDPARVDENMKKILRNGRELTRIIGEVLDLSKIEANALLIENSAIPLMPFLTEMRNEWGLLIQAKKLGFEFEIEGVLPAEIRTDSTRLTQILTNLLNNALKFTESGAIRVRVSVAESQIDFEIEDTGLGISPENQQQLFKTFSQGDSSITRRFGGSGLGLALSKQLAIALGGDLRLGRSQLGQGSLFILTLPIRQEAGVAIDVVGSRPGVTATDLTGIKVLLVEDSIDNQQLISTFLEKANATVVTADNGEEGVTEALRTHYDVVLMDIQMPVLDGYGAYEKLRGAGYDRPVIALTAHALIEEKDKAFSMGFYDYLTKPVNRKALIIAIGQAAFFGGRGADANP
- a CDS encoding FAD-dependent oxidoreductase, with the protein product MVQNSTLDVLILGAGAAGLACARELQTSDLSVLVLEARDRVGGRARTHPTATSSLGAEEGPEFIHGGSTRAFSKFRRRISCGEPGTFERTGTHGHGGNRRPRLGRRRELSSPVRVWAASRRDGAGVDREGKTPTQYAGPPHRVAPRSGHRGGHGRRWRDAHLSRKKTGLHPALRRFEKRHGPRLVPGPLGAESPLATSRGGPRAKARLSYAGKILGKPGRGPPRLLRPFGSGVQLSDLVDPTSAAHAAAGGLARWPPRRGHERLERNGTRRRRGHDTHRVEWALESRTSRKDRLGSPP
- a CDS encoding DUF3817 domain-containing protein, encoding MSFSPHRYFRWLTWAEGSSLLLLLLGAMPYRALTGDRSMVTLMGSIHGVLFLMFIYTALTLAFEEKWGTKKTLLALITSSIPFGSFWFDRRYLS